The Apibacter raozihei genome contains a region encoding:
- the rimO gene encoding 30S ribosomal protein S12 methylthiotransferase RimO: MRTKSVGKKKINVITLGCSKNVYDSEVLMSQLKANGKEVVHEKKGDIVVINTCGFIDNAKEESISTILDYVEQKEQGKVDKVFVTGCLSERYKPDLEKEIPNVDQYFGTRDLPLLLKALGADYKHELVGERLVTTPRHFAYLKISEGCDRPCSFCAIPLMRGGHISTPIEELVKEAKLLVKGGTRELILIAQDLTYYGLDIYKKRALADLLNELVKIDGLEWIRLHYAFPTGFPQDVLDIMKEQPKICNYLDIPLQHISDDILKSMKRGTTKEKTNRLINDFRAKVPDMAIRTTLIVGYPGESREHFEELKEWVAQQRFDRLGCFTYSHEENTTAFKLDDTVSEEEKQERVNEIMEIQSKISWELNQEKIGNTYKCIIDRKEGDYFIGRTEYDSPDVDNEVLVPAESTYLSIGSFVNVKIVRAEDFDLYGEVI, from the coding sequence ATGCGTACTAAATCGGTTGGAAAAAAGAAAATCAATGTAATAACATTAGGTTGTTCAAAAAATGTATATGATTCAGAAGTCCTGATGAGTCAGCTTAAAGCTAATGGAAAAGAAGTAGTTCACGAAAAAAAAGGAGACATTGTAGTAATTAATACTTGCGGATTTATCGATAATGCAAAAGAAGAAAGTATATCCACTATTTTAGATTACGTTGAGCAAAAAGAACAAGGTAAAGTTGATAAAGTATTTGTTACCGGATGTTTATCCGAACGATATAAACCGGATTTAGAAAAAGAAATTCCTAATGTAGATCAGTACTTTGGAACCAGAGATTTACCACTTTTATTAAAAGCGTTAGGGGCTGATTATAAGCATGAGCTGGTGGGTGAACGTTTAGTTACCACTCCTAGACATTTTGCTTATCTGAAAATTTCAGAAGGATGCGACAGACCTTGTAGCTTTTGTGCAATTCCCTTAATGCGGGGCGGACATATTTCAACACCCATCGAAGAACTGGTAAAAGAAGCAAAATTGTTGGTTAAAGGCGGAACCCGTGAACTGATACTGATAGCTCAGGATTTAACTTATTATGGGTTAGATATTTATAAAAAAAGAGCTTTGGCTGATTTATTAAATGAATTGGTGAAAATTGATGGATTAGAATGGATAAGACTTCACTATGCTTTTCCTACAGGTTTTCCTCAGGATGTTCTTGATATCATGAAAGAACAGCCTAAAATTTGTAATTACTTAGATATTCCCCTTCAACATATTTCTGACGATATATTAAAATCAATGAAAAGAGGGACAACGAAAGAAAAAACGAATAGACTCATCAATGATTTTAGAGCTAAAGTTCCTGATATGGCCATTAGAACTACTTTAATAGTCGGATATCCGGGAGAGAGCAGAGAGCATTTTGAGGAATTAAAAGAATGGGTTGCACAGCAAAGATTTGACAGACTTGGTTGTTTTACTTATTCTCATGAAGAAAATACAACCGCTTTTAAATTAGATGATACAGTTTCTGAAGAAGAAAAGCAAGAAAGGGTTAATGAAATTATGGAAATACAATCCAAGATTTCCTGGGAATTAAATCAAGAAAAAATAGGAAATACTTACAAATGTATAATTGATAGAAAAGAAGGGGATTATTTTATAGGAAGAACTGAATATGATTCTCCTGACGTTGATAATGAAGTTTTGGTTCCTGCGGAATCTACCTATTTATCGATAGGTAGTTTCGTTAATGTTAAAATTGTTAGAGCTGAAGATTTTGATTTATACGGAGAAGTTATTTAA
- a CDS encoding DUF4870 domain-containing protein translates to MNNKTLALVSYITLIGWLVSFFTYKGQPKDSLVSYHLRQSFGLMIVAVVYNVLTSILMQISNVFSILGILSLVFLVLMIIGILNANKGEEKPLPVIGKMFEGKFNFIP, encoded by the coding sequence ATGAATAATAAGACTTTAGCACTTGTGTCGTATATTACACTTATTGGATGGCTTGTTTCTTTTTTTACATACAAAGGACAGCCTAAAGATTCACTAGTTTCCTATCATTTAAGACAATCATTTGGTCTAATGATAGTTGCAGTTGTTTATAATGTACTGACTAGTATTTTAATGCAAATCTCTAATGTTTTTTCCATATTAGGAATACTATCACTTGTTTTTTTAGTATTGATGATTATAGGGATATTAAATGCAAATAAAGGAGAAGAAAAACCTTTACCTGTTATAGGAAAAATGTTTGAAGGAAAATTTAATTTTATTCCTTAA
- a CDS encoding Maf family nucleotide pyrophosphatase, which translates to MYYQIVLASQSPRRKELLKSLGYEFDTISLNIDESYPGNLKAGEITEYLAYNKSKSYGEIPEKTILITADTIVWYNNKALEKPNNSLEAENMLKSLSGHSHEVFTSVGFSTKDNYKVFTDSARVHFLKLDKEEINYYVNNFNPMDKAGSYGIQDWIGLSKIEKIEGSYFTIMGFPTHLVYNYLKSFE; encoded by the coding sequence ATGTATTATCAAATTGTATTAGCGTCTCAATCTCCGAGAAGAAAGGAATTATTAAAAAGTCTTGGATATGAATTTGATACCATTAGTTTAAATATAGATGAATCTTATCCTGGAAATTTGAAAGCCGGAGAAATAACCGAATATTTAGCATATAATAAGTCAAAGAGTTATGGGGAAATTCCGGAAAAGACAATACTGATTACAGCTGATACCATTGTATGGTACAACAATAAAGCATTAGAAAAACCCAATAATTCATTAGAGGCCGAAAATATGTTGAAAAGTCTATCAGGTCATTCTCATGAAGTTTTTACCTCTGTTGGATTTAGTACTAAAGATAACTACAAAGTTTTTACTGACTCTGCCAGGGTGCATTTTTTAAAACTTGATAAAGAAGAAATTAATTATTATGTTAATAACTTTAATCCAATGGACAAAGCTGGCTCTTATGGTATACAGGATTGGATAGGTTTATCAAAAATTGAAAAAATTGAAGGTTCATACTTTACCATTATGGGGTTTCCTACACATTTAGTTTATAATTACTTAAAATCTTTTGAATAA
- a CDS encoding peptidylprolyl isomerase yields MNKLFITLMFFSFTLLTFGQEKKIDGIVAVVGDEIITESDINDAENYARSEGQIVSDKCNFVETMMKEKIILYKAKQDTLVTVGKDEVSREADSRLDGYRNYFGSDENVLKNFKFKTMGELRNVLETMIKNQMYTQRKMMSITKNVDVSPEYLKKFYNSHESEFPNLNEEIEYAQIFLYPELSETHKQQLIDQLKGIKKQIQEGASFSDMAKKYSQDPGSAESGGLITNVKRGQMVKEFDAVAFSLDEGQISDPFETEYGYHIVYLEKKKGQVLNLRHILLMAVPDKDEIREATKKLEQIKSDIKAGKLTFSEAALKYSNDRYTKYNGGVLSNQQTGDNRFEKIKLPTKILYNLSGLVKGDVSEVFEDTDNNRTVVKLLKITDVIPPHKMNLDIDYNRIKNFAQKTKENEIVEKWVENQIPTTFITIQDQYKKCKFSLNWLQTNKK; encoded by the coding sequence ATGAATAAATTATTTATAACGCTCATGTTTTTTTCGTTCACATTATTGACTTTTGGTCAGGAGAAGAAAATTGACGGAATTGTAGCAGTAGTCGGTGATGAAATCATTACAGAATCAGACATTAATGATGCTGAAAATTATGCTCGTTCAGAAGGGCAAATAGTTTCAGACAAATGTAATTTTGTTGAAACCATGATGAAAGAAAAAATCATTCTTTATAAAGCGAAACAAGACACATTGGTAACAGTAGGTAAAGATGAAGTTTCCAGAGAAGCCGATTCTCGTTTAGATGGTTATAGGAATTATTTCGGATCCGATGAAAATGTTTTAAAGAATTTCAAGTTTAAAACCATGGGAGAATTAAGAAATGTTTTGGAAACCATGATAAAAAATCAAATGTATACTCAGAGAAAAATGATGAGTATTACTAAAAATGTGGATGTTTCACCCGAATATCTTAAGAAATTTTATAATTCACATGAATCTGAATTTCCTAACCTAAATGAAGAAATTGAATATGCACAAATTTTTTTATATCCTGAACTATCAGAAACGCATAAGCAGCAATTAATTGATCAGCTTAAAGGTATCAAGAAACAGATACAGGAAGGTGCCAGTTTTTCTGATATGGCTAAAAAATATTCTCAGGATCCGGGTTCAGCAGAAAGTGGTGGACTTATAACCAACGTTAAAAGAGGACAAATGGTTAAAGAATTTGATGCTGTAGCTTTTAGTCTGGATGAAGGACAGATTTCGGATCCGTTTGAAACAGAATATGGTTATCATATAGTGTATCTGGAAAAGAAAAAAGGGCAAGTACTTAACCTAAGACATATCTTGCTTATGGCAGTTCCTGATAAAGATGAAATCAGAGAGGCTACAAAGAAATTAGAACAGATTAAATCAGATATTAAAGCAGGTAAACTAACTTTTAGTGAAGCGGCTTTAAAGTACTCTAATGATAGATATACAAAATATAATGGAGGTGTATTGTCTAATCAACAGACGGGCGATAATAGATTTGAGAAAATTAAGTTACCTACTAAAATATTATATAATTTGTCAGGATTAGTTAAAGGGGATGTTTCTGAAGTATTTGAAGATACAGATAATAATAGAACAGTAGTTAAATTATTAAAAATTACAGACGTTATACCTCCTCATAAAATGAATTTGGATATAGATTATAATAGAATTAAAAACTTTGCTCAAAAGACCAAAGAAAATGAAATAGTAGAGAAATGGGTTGAAAATCAAATACCAACCACTTTTATAACTATTCAGGATCAATATAAAAAATGTAAATTTTCTTTAAATTGGTTGCAAACAAATAAAAAATAA
- a CDS encoding TM2 domain-containing protein has translation MDQKKYYQEDSTSNEFNLTPKQENKKVVSGILAILLGALGIHKFYLGYTKEGLIMLLVSVLSCGIASGVMGIIGLIEGIIYLTKSDEKFYDTYQLNHKGWF, from the coding sequence ATGGATCAAAAAAAATATTATCAGGAAGATAGTACTTCCAACGAATTTAATTTAACTCCTAAACAGGAAAACAAAAAAGTTGTCAGCGGAATACTTGCTATATTACTTGGAGCATTAGGCATTCATAAGTTTTATCTAGGTTACACTAAAGAAGGGCTTATCATGTTACTTGTATCTGTACTTTCATGTGGTATTGCCTCAGGTGTAATGGGAATTATTGGTTTAATAGAAGGTATTATTTATTTAACTAAATCCGATGAAAAATTTTACGACACTTATCAGCTAAATCATAAAGGATGGTTCTAA
- a CDS encoding T9SS type A sorting domain-containing protein, translated as MKNYFLFLLVFLNLWQVKGQNSSTKEILKLEFRSGDSKSYYNGIKIGEYYWMDNNFYEPVNTDYVTDELIHKHMDLWGVPYNVSAKDFNRYFGQYYGNGGLPTGVMYENDKISTVWGLPRRADFYQLLGMCGTGSYTDIKEYLGAKTNDNPAAVNLIGSDDLNNGYWFEPNKNVYGFNLMPGGGRMNGPWNNLITGDFYALYKYATLRIYKDKEELNEPALAATLDNLNQSISVTSSWHWLNVRFSKKISDEELGYKLYIKESDFKKYEKSNIIAGFDIASVDIKKLALDDKIPNGFVELPKGWIRGFYVQKYGTDPVKKYPKITSHLRIIKENNKYVFKEKEQVIIYLRTDDSTNNDVKFGLYNPKDGNFRGPLTVLSNEGYQYTCQLPENYIGNFMLIPYVEDKSVKKVLERETDSPWIDRLPLTIEYKANRRYVADTEFKTTNYMQLNIKENGVSFINKLFQTEMEKNFIVSMPTSNQEKTKIGLFYSNGDFCTDITLSRKNSLYNCSIPNSVQGGDYIIMPYVNDNEIKVIERKEGGYYMDRLPLTVIEEDIWGDIDWNSRTLMVQTEETLKPYVKDNNLYIKGLNIPSEITLYTMSGNITTIQKNVTQQQAIPVHNLKSGVYILQIKNDQGKISKLKFIKE; from the coding sequence ATGAAAAATTATTTTCTGTTTTTATTAGTGTTCTTAAACCTGTGGCAGGTAAAAGGACAAAATTCTTCAACAAAAGAAATTTTAAAATTAGAATTTCGAAGTGGTGACAGTAAATCCTATTACAACGGTATTAAAATTGGAGAATATTACTGGATGGATAACAATTTTTATGAACCTGTAAATACCGATTACGTAACGGATGAATTAATTCATAAACACATGGATCTTTGGGGGGTACCTTATAATGTTTCAGCAAAAGATTTCAATAGATACTTTGGACAATATTATGGAAATGGAGGATTACCAACCGGAGTAATGTATGAAAATGATAAAATTTCAACAGTTTGGGGATTACCACGAAGAGCTGATTTTTATCAATTGTTGGGAATGTGTGGTACGGGATCCTATACAGATATTAAAGAATATTTAGGAGCTAAAACCAACGATAATCCAGCAGCGGTTAATCTTATAGGAAGTGATGATTTAAACAATGGTTATTGGTTTGAACCCAACAAAAACGTGTATGGTTTCAATTTAATGCCAGGGGGAGGTCGTATGAATGGACCTTGGAACAACTTAATTACAGGAGATTTTTATGCTTTATATAAATACGCAACATTAAGAATTTATAAAGATAAGGAGGAATTGAATGAGCCAGCATTAGCTGCAACATTAGATAATTTAAATCAAAGTATTTCAGTAACATCTTCATGGCATTGGCTTAATGTTAGGTTTTCTAAGAAAATTTCGGACGAAGAATTAGGTTATAAGCTTTATATAAAAGAAAGTGATTTTAAAAAATATGAAAAATCGAATATAATCGCAGGTTTTGACATAGCTTCTGTTGATATTAAAAAATTAGCATTAGATGATAAGATTCCAAATGGTTTTGTTGAACTACCTAAGGGGTGGATTAGAGGGTTTTATGTTCAGAAATATGGTACAGATCCTGTAAAAAAATATCCAAAAATAACTTCTCATCTTCGGATAATAAAAGAGAATAATAAATATGTCTTTAAAGAGAAAGAACAAGTTATAATTTACTTAAGAACTGATGATTCGACTAATAATGACGTAAAGTTTGGATTATATAATCCTAAAGATGGTAATTTTCGAGGACCTTTAACTGTTCTTTCTAATGAAGGGTATCAGTATACTTGTCAGTTACCGGAAAATTATATTGGTAACTTCATGTTAATACCATATGTTGAAGATAAAAGTGTGAAGAAAGTATTAGAAAGAGAGACAGACAGCCCATGGATAGATAGATTACCTTTAACAATTGAATATAAAGCAAATCGCAGATATGTAGCAGATACAGAGTTTAAAACCACCAATTACATGCAATTAAACATCAAAGAAAACGGAGTTAGCTTTATAAATAAGCTATTCCAGACCGAAATGGAAAAAAACTTTATAGTTTCAATGCCTACCAGTAATCAGGAAAAAACTAAAATAGGATTATTTTACTCCAATGGGGATTTTTGTACAGATATAACTCTTTCTCGAAAGAATTCATTATATAATTGTAGTATTCCCAATTCAGTTCAGGGAGGAGATTATATCATCATGCCCTATGTCAATGATAATGAAATTAAAGTAATTGAAAGAAAAGAGGGAGGATATTATATGGATAGATTGCCTTTAACAGTTATTGAAGAAGATATTTGGGGAGATATAGATTGGAACAGTAGAACTCTAATGGTTCAGACTGAAGAAACTTTGAAACCTTATGTAAAAGATAATAACCTATATATAAAAGGGTTAAATATTCCTTCAGAAATCACTTTATATACTATGAGCGGAAATATTACCACCATTCAAAAAAATGTAACCCAACAACAAGCAATTCCGGTTCATAACCTTAAATCTGGAGTTTATATACTTCAAATAAAAAACGATCAGGGAAAAATATCAAAATTAAAATTTATCAAAGAATAA
- the lpdA gene encoding dihydrolipoyl dehydrogenase: protein MNYDIVVIGSGPGGYVAAIRASQLGFKTAVVERENLGGICLNWGCIPTKALLKSAHVYEYIKHAEEFGLNKTEASFDFSNIVKRSRGVADKMNKGVGFLMKKNKIDVIQGNAKVKSGKKIEVTDSEGKVSEYSASHIIISTGARSRVLPNLPQDGVRVIGYREALTLPAQPKSMIVVGSGAIGIEFAYFYATMGTKVTVVEFLPNIVPVEDNEVSKYLEKSLKKQGIEVMTNSSVEKIETHGEGVKAYVKTTAGEVTLEADVVLSAVGIAANIENLGLEEVGIATDKGRILVDDYYKTNVPGYYAIGDVIPGPALAHVASAEGVLCVEKIKGLEVEPIDYGNIPGCTYCSPEIASVGMTEQKAKDAGYELKVGKFPLVASGKATANGDTEGFIKVIYDAKYGELLGCHMVGNGVTDMIAEAVAVRRLESTAHEILTTVHPHPTLSEAFKGATEDAYGEAIDL from the coding sequence ATGAATTATGATATTGTAGTTATCGGCAGCGGACCTGGAGGATATGTGGCAGCTATCAGAGCATCACAATTAGGGTTTAAAACAGCTGTTGTAGAACGTGAGAATCTTGGAGGAATTTGTTTAAATTGGGGGTGTATCCCTACAAAAGCGCTTCTTAAAAGTGCTCACGTTTATGAATATATTAAACATGCAGAAGAGTTTGGTTTGAATAAAACTGAAGCCTCTTTTGATTTTTCCAACATTGTTAAAAGAAGTCGGGGAGTAGCTGATAAGATGAATAAGGGAGTAGGCTTTCTCATGAAAAAGAATAAAATTGATGTTATTCAGGGAAATGCTAAAGTAAAATCTGGTAAAAAAATTGAAGTTACTGATAGTGAAGGAAAAGTTTCTGAATATTCTGCTTCACATATTATAATTTCAACCGGTGCCAGATCTCGGGTTCTACCTAATCTTCCTCAAGATGGGGTTCGTGTTATAGGATATAGAGAAGCATTAACTCTTCCTGCACAGCCAAAATCTATGATAGTTGTAGGTTCAGGAGCAATCGGAATTGAATTCGCATATTTTTACGCAACTATGGGTACAAAAGTAACCGTTGTAGAATTTTTACCTAATATTGTACCTGTAGAAGATAATGAAGTATCTAAATATCTTGAAAAATCACTCAAAAAACAAGGTATAGAAGTTATGACTAATTCATCAGTCGAAAAAATAGAGACTCATGGTGAAGGTGTTAAAGCATATGTAAAAACTACCGCTGGTGAAGTTACATTAGAAGCTGATGTAGTTCTATCAGCAGTAGGAATTGCTGCTAATATTGAAAATTTAGGATTAGAAGAAGTTGGAATCGCTACTGATAAGGGACGTATTCTGGTAGATGATTATTATAAAACAAACGTACCGGGATATTACGCAATAGGGGATGTTATTCCTGGACCAGCCTTAGCTCACGTAGCATCTGCAGAAGGTGTACTATGTGTTGAGAAAATTAAAGGCTTAGAAGTTGAACCAATTGATTATGGAAATATTCCAGGTTGTACTTACTGTTCTCCGGAAATAGCTTCTGTTGGAATGACTGAACAAAAAGCAAAAGATGCCGGATATGAACTGAAAGTTGGAAAGTTTCCTCTTGTAGCTTCTGGTAAAGCAACAGCTAACGGAGATACAGAAGGATTTATCAAAGTAATTTATGATGCTAAATATGGTGAACTTTTAGGATGTCATATGGTGGGAAATGGAGTTACAGATATGATTGCAGAAGCAGTCGCTGTAAGAAGACTGGAATCTACCGCTCATGAAATTTTGACAACGGTTCATCCACACCCAACTCTATCTGAAGCTTTTAAAGGTGCTACTGAAGATGCATACGGAGAAGCAATAGATTTATAA
- a CDS encoding THUMP domain-containing class I SAM-dependent RNA methyltransferase gives MNLNQESFIIQAKTFFGLEDILVQELKELGASKIISKNRAVEFYGDLGFLYKANYSLRTALKILVPIYSFQAKDEKIFERELQKFQWDKYLYNNQTFAIDSTVYSEYFTHSQYASLKMKDAIVDSFRKKFGKRPDVDTKNPDIKFHLHISNDQVTVSLDSSGDPLFKRGYRKANFEAPINEVLASGLLSLAGWDGKGNYLDPMCGSGTLLIEAAMRAMNIPPQLHRTKFGFMNWANFDLELFNKIKETRLNRIKPFSGKIVGYDISEKAIQTAQTNIDAADLTEFIEIKKQNFFDSKKELFPVLLVFNPPYDERISIDDNEFYKKIGDTLKSNYKNTLSWFITADLEAFKKVGLRPSRKIKLFNGKLECRFFQYDIYEGTKKANKLIS, from the coding sequence ATGAATTTAAATCAGGAGTCATTTATAATACAGGCAAAAACTTTTTTTGGACTTGAAGATATCCTTGTGCAGGAGCTAAAAGAATTAGGTGCATCTAAAATAATAAGTAAAAACAGGGCAGTAGAATTTTATGGAGATTTAGGATTTTTGTATAAAGCTAACTATTCTCTGAGAACAGCTTTGAAAATATTAGTACCTATTTATTCTTTTCAAGCAAAAGATGAAAAAATATTTGAAAGAGAACTTCAAAAATTTCAATGGGATAAATATTTGTATAATAATCAGACATTTGCAATAGATTCAACGGTATATTCAGAGTATTTTACGCACTCACAATATGCCTCATTAAAAATGAAAGATGCAATAGTAGACAGTTTTAGAAAAAAATTTGGAAAAAGACCAGATGTTGACACTAAAAATCCCGATATCAAGTTTCATTTACATATCAGTAATGATCAGGTAACAGTATCATTAGATAGTAGTGGAGATCCATTATTTAAAAGAGGTTACAGAAAAGCAAATTTTGAAGCTCCTATAAATGAGGTTCTTGCTTCCGGATTATTATCATTAGCTGGTTGGGATGGAAAAGGTAATTATTTAGATCCTATGTGTGGTTCAGGAACTTTGCTAATAGAAGCAGCTATGAGAGCTATGAATATACCCCCGCAGTTACATAGAACTAAATTTGGATTTATGAACTGGGCTAATTTTGATCTCGAATTATTTAATAAAATTAAAGAAACCAGACTTAATCGTATCAAACCATTTTCCGGGAAAATAGTAGGGTATGATATTTCTGAAAAAGCAATACAAACTGCTCAAACTAATATTGACGCTGCAGATTTAACAGAATTTATAGAAATAAAAAAACAGAATTTTTTTGATTCTAAAAAAGAACTCTTCCCGGTTTTATTAGTTTTTAATCCACCCTATGATGAAAGAATATCCATTGATGATAATGAATTTTATAAAAAAATAGGAGATACTTTAAAAAGTAATTATAAAAATACACTTTCCTGGTTTATAACAGCAGATTTGGAAGCTTTTAAAAAAGTAGGTTTAAGACCTTCCAGAAAGATAAAGTTATTTAATGGTAAACTGGAATGTAGATTTTTTCAATATGATATTTATGAAGGAACAAAAAAAGCAAATAAATTAATAAGTTAA
- a CDS encoding septal ring lytic transglycosylase RlpA family protein, protein MKRVTLAVVLLMSLSFTAMQINDTETDHITEHSKHNLVKGDTLQFDSITNDTLTKEIIKSIEEEAVELSLSGRVSWYGDRFHGRKTSSGEKYDMNEYTAAHKTLPFGTKVKIRNPKNGKEVIVRITDRGPFVPKRVFDLSKAAFAELTSLNAGVLNVTYEVL, encoded by the coding sequence ATGAAAAGAGTAACATTAGCAGTAGTCTTATTAATGTCTCTTTCTTTTACAGCAATGCAAATTAATGATACTGAAACAGATCATATTACCGAACATTCTAAGCATAATTTAGTAAAAGGAGATACTTTACAATTTGACTCTATTACAAATGATACTTTAACTAAAGAAATTATTAAAAGTATTGAAGAAGAAGCTGTAGAACTTTCTTTATCAGGGAGAGTTTCTTGGTATGGGGACAGATTTCATGGAAGAAAAACTTCCAGCGGTGAAAAATATGATATGAATGAATATACTGCCGCACATAAAACTTTACCTTTTGGTACTAAAGTTAAAATAAGAAATCCTAAAAACGGTAAAGAGGTAATTGTTAGAATTACAGATAGAGGACCTTTTGTTCCTAAAAGAGTTTTTGATTTAAGTAAAGCTGCTTTTGCTGAATTAACTAGTCTTAATGCTGGTGTGTTAAATGTAACTTATGAAGTTTTATAA